The proteins below come from a single uncultured delta proteobacterium genomic window:
- the garR gene encoding tartronate semialdehyde reductase (Evidence 2a : Function of homologous gene experimentally demonstrated in an other organism; PubMedId : 10762278, 1705543, 20225875, 9772162; Product type e : enzyme) — protein MEVGFIGLGIMGKPMVKNLLKAGIGVLCFDLNKAAVDECVKAGAKAAASIAEVAQKNTFIITMLPNSPQVSAVALGKDGIADNAKAGTLVVDMSSIAPLAAREIHDGLKAKGIRMLDAPVSGGEPKAIDGTLSVMIGGAQKDFDEALPVLKHMAGSVVRVGEIGAGNIAKLANQIVVAVNIAGLAEAMTLSAKAGVDPELVYQAIRGGLAGSTVMDAKAPMMLDRNIKPGFKINLHIKDLGNVMDTGHGVGVPLPLSAAVMEMMQALKVEDMGDADHSALVRYYEKMSNCQVKRG, from the coding sequence ATGGAAGTTGGATTCATCGGACTCGGCATCATGGGCAAGCCCATGGTCAAAAACCTGCTCAAGGCGGGCATCGGCGTTCTCTGCTTCGACCTGAACAAGGCGGCCGTTGACGAATGCGTCAAAGCCGGCGCCAAGGCAGCGGCCTCCATCGCGGAAGTCGCCCAAAAAAACACCTTTATCATCACCATGCTGCCCAACTCGCCCCAGGTTTCCGCCGTGGCGCTCGGCAAGGACGGCATTGCGGACAACGCCAAAGCCGGGACCCTGGTCGTGGACATGTCCTCCATCGCGCCGCTGGCCGCCCGTGAGATCCACGACGGCTTGAAAGCCAAGGGCATCCGCATGCTCGACGCCCCGGTTTCCGGCGGCGAGCCCAAAGCCATCGACGGCACCCTGTCCGTGATGATCGGCGGCGCGCAGAAAGACTTTGACGAGGCCCTGCCCGTGCTGAAGCACATGGCCGGTTCCGTCGTGCGCGTGGGTGAAATCGGCGCGGGCAACATCGCCAAACTCGCCAACCAGATCGTGGTGGCCGTGAACATCGCGGGCCTGGCCGAAGCCATGACGCTTTCCGCCAAGGCCGGGGTTGACCCGGAACTGGTTTACCAGGCCATCCGGGGCGGGCTCGCCGGTTCCACGGTCATGGACGCCAAGGCGCCCATGATGCTGGACCGCAACATCAAGCCCGGCTTCAAAATCAATCTGCACATCAAGGACCTGGGCAACGTCATGGATACCGGCCACGGCGTGGGGGTGCCCCTGCCCCTTTCCGCCGCGGTCATGGAAATGATGCAGGCCCTCAAGGTGGAAGACATGGGCGACGCCGACCACTCCGCCCTGGTCCGCTACTATGAAAAAATGTCCAATTGCCAGGTGAAGCGCGGATGA
- the garD gene encoding (D)-galactarate dehydrogenase (Evidence 2a : Function of homologous gene experimentally demonstrated in an other organism; PubMedId : 10762278, 20225875, 2407727, 9772162; Product type e : enzyme): MRSDTPLYLKINAKDNVAIVTNDGGLPRGTRFPDGLTLIEDVPQAHKVALRPIAKGSPVLRYGVPVGYALEDIPPGAWVHEATVRMPSAPDLEELTALVDSLPFPAPCEPLGGHTFMGFRNADGSVGTRNMLAISTTVQCAAPVARIAVERIKAELLPKYPHVDGVVAIEHAYGCGVAIEAPDAYIPIRSLQNIAKNPNFGGLPLLVGLGCEKLTPERFFPEGSIPPSPLTALGEEHVINLQDERFIGFESMIDGIMAAAAKRLAILDARRRETCPASEIVLGLQCGGSDAFSGAAANPAVGVAADMLVRCGATVFFSEVTEVRDGIEQLVRRAANKDVALGLIREMAWYDGYLARGGADRSANTSPGNKKGGLNNIVEKSMGSIAKSGSCPISGVYGPGEKIPHDKKGLFFAATPASDIVCGPSQVAAGMNVLVFITGRGTPYGLAEVPTIKVVTRNELAARWHDLVDVNTGPIVTGGSTIEEKGREIFDLILQVAGGKKPAAERLKLHNYMAVFNPAPLT, from the coding sequence CAAGGACAACGTTGCCATCGTCACCAATGACGGAGGCCTGCCCCGGGGAACGCGGTTTCCTGACGGCCTGACGCTTATCGAGGACGTTCCGCAGGCTCACAAGGTGGCGCTGCGGCCCATCGCGAAAGGTTCTCCGGTACTGCGCTACGGCGTTCCCGTAGGCTACGCGCTGGAAGACATACCGCCCGGGGCCTGGGTCCATGAGGCGACCGTGCGCATGCCGAGCGCGCCGGATCTTGAAGAACTCACGGCACTTGTGGATTCCCTGCCCTTTCCCGCTCCGTGCGAACCGCTGGGCGGCCATACCTTCATGGGGTTCCGCAATGCCGACGGCTCGGTGGGCACGCGCAACATGCTCGCCATCAGCACGACCGTGCAATGCGCCGCGCCCGTCGCCAGAATCGCGGTCGAACGCATCAAGGCGGAATTGCTGCCCAAGTATCCGCACGTCGACGGCGTTGTCGCCATCGAACACGCATACGGCTGCGGCGTGGCCATTGAAGCCCCGGATGCGTACATCCCCATCCGCTCGCTGCAGAACATCGCCAAAAACCCGAACTTCGGCGGCCTGCCCCTGCTGGTAGGGCTCGGGTGTGAAAAGCTGACGCCGGAACGCTTTTTCCCGGAAGGTTCCATCCCGCCGTCCCCCCTTACCGCCCTAGGTGAAGAGCACGTCATCAATTTACAGGACGAGCGCTTCATCGGGTTTGAGTCCATGATTGACGGCATCATGGCCGCCGCGGCCAAGCGGCTGGCGATTCTGGACGCGCGCCGCCGGGAAACCTGCCCGGCCTCGGAAATCGTTCTCGGGTTGCAATGCGGCGGCAGCGACGCCTTTTCCGGCGCCGCCGCCAACCCGGCGGTGGGGGTCGCCGCCGACATGCTCGTGCGCTGCGGGGCCACGGTGTTCTTTTCCGAAGTGACCGAAGTCAGGGACGGCATAGAGCAGCTTGTCCGGCGGGCGGCCAACAAGGACGTGGCCCTCGGCCTCATCAGGGAAATGGCCTGGTACGACGGTTACCTCGCCCGGGGCGGCGCGGACCGGAGCGCGAACACCAGCCCAGGCAACAAAAAGGGCGGCCTCAACAACATTGTGGAAAAATCCATGGGGTCCATCGCGAAATCCGGCAGCTGCCCCATTTCCGGCGTTTACGGGCCCGGGGAAAAAATTCCCCACGATAAAAAAGGTCTGTTCTTCGCGGCAACGCCCGCCAGCGACATCGTCTGCGGCCCCAGCCAGGTGGCGGCGGGCATGAACGTGCTCGTGTTCATAACCGGGCGCGGCACGCCCTACGGCCTGGCGGAGGTCCCGACGATCAAGGTGGTCACGCGGAACGAGCTGGCCGCGCGCTGGCACGACCTCGTGGACGTGAACACCGGGCCCATCGTCACCGGCGGGAGCACCATCGAGGAAAAGGGGCGGGAGATTTTCGACCTCATCCTCCAGGTCGCCGGCGGGAAAAAACCCGCCGCCGAGCGTCTCAAGCTGCACAACTACATGGCGGTTTTCAACCCGGCACCCCTCACCTGA
- the tctA gene encoding TctA, with product MEILDLIINGFITAGNPLSLVLIVICVAIGIIFGAIPGLSATMAVALFLPVTYGLQPSIAMSVLMALYIGGVSGGLISAILLRIPGTPSSVATCFDGHPLAARGEAPKALGVGVVFSFIGTIFSILALMFISPWLAKLAIEFGNFEYFSIALFSLTMIASLSGDSLIKGVFSGTLGFMFATVGIAPIDSAKRFTFGVLDLMSGFDMLTVMIGLFAVGEIIAAAKDSRKESQKAITQPDMKSVKGFDFSMKEFLGQQGNMLRSALIGIGIGILPGIGGGTANILAYSVAKNQSRYPEKFGTGIIDGVVASESSNNAAIGGALIPLLTLGIPGDTVTAMLLGGLMIHGITPGPRLFMEHTAVVYGIFGALTIAAFVMLFLEFYGLRIFVKLLTIPKHILLPIIFCLCGVGAYGLNSRTFDLWSVILFGVIGFGFSSFKIPIAPFILGFILGPMAETNLRRGLMLHQNSLDPLFASPICMFFLTIAGLSLALTAYRQVVRHRRILRTNGTAGASGPACGDASNG from the coding sequence ATGGAAATACTAGACCTTATCATCAATGGGTTCATCACGGCCGGAAATCCTCTGAGCCTGGTACTCATCGTCATATGCGTAGCTATCGGCATCATTTTTGGGGCCATTCCCGGCCTCTCCGCCACCATGGCCGTGGCTCTGTTTCTTCCGGTGACATACGGCCTGCAACCGAGCATCGCCATGTCCGTGCTTATGGCGTTGTATATCGGCGGGGTTTCCGGCGGGCTTATTTCCGCCATTCTGTTGCGTATTCCCGGCACCCCTTCCTCGGTGGCCACCTGTTTCGACGGGCATCCGCTGGCTGCCAGGGGCGAGGCGCCCAAAGCGCTGGGCGTGGGCGTGGTCTTTTCCTTCATCGGCACCATTTTCTCCATCCTGGCGCTGATGTTCATCTCGCCCTGGCTGGCCAAGCTCGCCATTGAGTTCGGCAACTTCGAGTATTTTTCCATCGCCCTGTTCTCTCTTACCATGATCGCCTCTCTGTCCGGAGACTCGCTGATCAAGGGGGTGTTCTCGGGCACGCTCGGTTTTATGTTCGCAACCGTGGGGATCGCGCCCATCGACTCGGCCAAGCGGTTCACCTTCGGTGTCCTTGACCTGATGTCGGGCTTTGACATGCTGACGGTCATGATCGGGCTGTTCGCGGTGGGCGAAATCATCGCCGCCGCCAAGGATTCCCGCAAGGAGAGCCAAAAGGCCATTACCCAGCCGGACATGAAGAGCGTCAAGGGTTTCGACTTCAGCATGAAGGAATTCCTCGGCCAGCAGGGGAACATGCTCCGCTCGGCGCTCATCGGCATCGGTATCGGGATCCTGCCGGGCATCGGCGGCGGCACGGCGAACATTCTGGCCTACTCGGTCGCCAAGAACCAGTCCAGGTACCCGGAAAAATTCGGCACCGGGATCATCGACGGCGTGGTGGCTTCGGAAAGCTCCAACAACGCGGCCATCGGCGGCGCTCTGATCCCCTTGCTTACCCTGGGCATTCCCGGCGACACGGTTACGGCCATGCTGCTCGGCGGGCTGATGATCCACGGCATAACCCCCGGCCCCAGACTGTTCATGGAACACACGGCCGTTGTTTACGGCATCTTCGGGGCGCTGACCATCGCGGCCTTTGTCATGCTGTTCCTGGAATTTTACGGGCTCAGAATTTTCGTGAAACTGCTGACCATCCCGAAGCATATTTTATTGCCGATCATTTTCTGCCTCTGCGGCGTTGGCGCATACGGCCTCAACAGCCGGACCTTCGACCTCTGGAGCGTCATTTTATTCGGCGTCATCGGGTTCGGGTTCAGTTCGTTCAAGATCCCCATAGCGCCTTTTATCCTGGGCTTCATTCTCGGCCCCATGGCGGAAACGAACTTGCGGCGGGGCCTGATGCTGCACCAGAACAGCCTCGACCCCCTTTTCGCTTCGCCCATCTGCATGTTCTTCCTGACCATCGCCGGGCTTTCGCTCGCGCTTACCGCATACAGGCAGGTCGTGCGCCATCGCCGCATACTGCGGACGAACGGAACGGCGGGCGCTTCCGGCCCGGCCTGCGGGGATGCTTCCAATGGATAG
- the gudD gene encoding D-glucarate dehydratase (Evidence 2a : Function of homologous gene experimentally demonstrated in an other organism; PubMedId : 3893213, 9772162, 10769114, 11513584, 18364348; Product type e : enzyme), translated as MKSTGAPVVTEFQVIPVAGRDSMLMNLSGAHGPFFTRNIVIMRDNAGNTGVGEVPGGEKIRQTLEDAKPLVIGESIGNYRNILRTVHTRFAERDSGGRGLQTFDLRTAIHAVTALEAALLDLFGQFLGLPVAALLGNGQVREKVAMLGYLFYVGDRKKTPLPYADGSQEKDPWLRLRTEEALTPETVVRLAEAARDRYGFSDFKLKGGVLRGEEEMEAVTALHERFPDARITLDPNGAWSLEEAVRLCRGKGHILAYAEDPCGAEGGFSSREVMAEFRRATGLMTATNMIATDWRQMAHSVQLQSVDIPLADPHFWTMEGSVRVAMLCEMFGLTWGSHSNNHFDISLAMFTHVGAAAPGRVTAIDTHWIWQENRDELTKDPLAIRDGMVAIPDRPGLGVELDMAKVEEAHKRYKSMGLGARDDAEAMQFLIPGWTFDNKKPCMVR; from the coding sequence ATGAAGAGTACCGGCGCACCGGTCGTAACGGAGTTCCAGGTCATTCCCGTGGCCGGGCGTGACAGCATGCTGATGAACCTCAGCGGCGCTCACGGCCCCTTTTTCACCCGCAACATCGTCATTATGCGCGACAACGCCGGGAATACCGGGGTCGGCGAAGTGCCGGGCGGCGAAAAAATCCGCCAGACCCTGGAAGACGCGAAGCCTCTCGTCATCGGCGAATCCATCGGCAATTACCGCAATATCCTGCGTACGGTGCACACCCGGTTCGCCGAGCGTGACAGCGGCGGCAGAGGACTGCAGACGTTTGACCTGCGCACCGCCATCCATGCCGTCACGGCTCTGGAAGCGGCGCTCCTCGACCTCTTCGGCCAATTCCTGGGCTTGCCCGTGGCCGCCCTGCTGGGCAACGGGCAGGTACGCGAAAAGGTCGCCATGCTGGGCTATCTGTTTTACGTGGGCGACCGTAAAAAAACGCCCCTTCCCTACGCTGACGGCTCACAGGAAAAGGACCCGTGGCTGCGGCTCCGGACCGAAGAGGCCCTGACGCCTGAAACCGTCGTCCGCCTGGCGGAAGCCGCCCGGGACCGGTACGGATTTTCCGATTTCAAACTCAAGGGCGGCGTGCTGCGCGGCGAGGAGGAAATGGAGGCCGTCACCGCCCTGCACGAACGGTTCCCCGACGCGCGCATCACCCTGGACCCCAACGGCGCCTGGTCTTTGGAAGAAGCCGTCCGGCTGTGCAGAGGCAAGGGCCATATCCTGGCCTATGCCGAAGACCCCTGCGGCGCGGAGGGCGGGTTTTCCAGCCGGGAGGTCATGGCGGAATTTAGGCGGGCAACGGGCCTCATGACGGCCACCAACATGATCGCCACGGACTGGCGGCAGATGGCCCATTCCGTCCAGTTGCAGTCCGTGGACATCCCCCTGGCCGACCCGCATTTCTGGACCATGGAAGGGTCCGTCCGCGTGGCCATGCTGTGCGAGATGTTCGGCCTCACCTGGGGTTCGCACTCCAACAACCACTTCGATATCTCGCTCGCCATGTTCACGCATGTGGGCGCGGCCGCGCCCGGCAGGGTCACGGCCATCGACACCCACTGGATCTGGCAGGAAAACCGTGACGAACTGACCAAGGACCCCCTTGCCATCCGCGACGGCATGGTGGCCATCCCCGACAGACCGGGGCTTGGCGTGGAACTGGATATGGCCAAGGTCGAAGAGGCGCACAAACGCTACAAGAGCATGGGGCTCGGCGCGCGCGACGATGCCGAGGCCATGCAATTCCTCATTCCCGGCTGGACCTTCGACAACAAAAAACCCTGCATGGTGCGCTGA
- a CDS encoding conserved membrane hypothetical protein (Evidence 4 : Homologs of previously reported genes of unknown function) translates to MDIFDLIINGFITAGSPTSLVLIFVCVAIGIVFGAIPGLSATMAVALFLPVTYGLEPSNAMSVLMALYVGAVSGGLISAILLRIPGTPSSVATCFDGHPLAAKGQAPKALGVGIVFSFIGTILSILALMFISPWLAKLAIEFGNFEYFSIALFSLTMIATLSGDSLIKGVFSGTLGFIFATVGIAPIDSAQRFTFGYIELMSGFDMLPVMIGLFAVGEIIASAKDSRRPPKAEIAQPDMKSVKGFGFSVQEFIGQQWNMFRSALIGIGIGILPGIGGGTANILAYSVAKNQSKDPEKFGTGIIDGVVASETSNNAAIGGALIPLLTLGIPGDTVTAMLLGGLMIHGMTPGPRLFIEHTGIVYGIFAALTIASFIMLFMEFYGLRIFVKLLTIPKYILLPVIFCLCGVGAYGLNSRVFDLWSVILFGIIGFGFSSFRIPIAPFILGFILGPMAETNLRRGLMLHQNSLEPLYSSPICIFFLAIAVLSMGLTAYKQIQRRRQPVPVFGTLEAPEG, encoded by the coding sequence ATGGACATCTTTGATCTCATCATAAACGGCTTTATCACAGCCGGCAGCCCGACGAGTCTGGTCCTCATTTTCGTCTGTGTGGCCATTGGCATCGTTTTCGGCGCCATTCCCGGCCTTTCCGCCACCATGGCCGTGGCGCTGTTTCTTCCGGTAACATACGGCCTGGAGCCGAGCAACGCCATGTCCGTGCTGATGGCCCTGTATGTCGGCGCGGTATCCGGCGGCCTTATCTCGGCCATTCTGTTGCGTATTCCCGGCACGCCGTCCTCCGTGGCCACCTGCTTCGACGGCCACCCGCTGGCGGCCAAGGGCCAGGCGCCCAAAGCGCTGGGGGTCGGCATCGTGTTTTCGTTCATCGGAACGATTCTGTCCATTCTGGCCCTGATGTTCATATCTCCCTGGCTGGCCAAACTCGCCATTGAGTTCGGCAACTTCGAGTATTTTTCCATCGCGCTGTTCTCGCTGACCATGATCGCCACGCTTTCCGGCGACTCCCTAATCAAAGGGGTTTTCTCCGGCACGCTCGGGTTTATCTTCGCAACCGTGGGCATTGCCCCCATCGATTCCGCCCAGCGGTTCACCTTCGGGTACATTGAGCTTATGTCCGGCTTCGACATGCTCCCGGTGATGATCGGGCTGTTCGCGGTGGGCGAAATTATCGCTTCCGCCAAGGATTCCCGCCGCCCGCCCAAAGCGGAGATCGCCCAGCCGGACATGAAGAGCGTCAAGGGCTTCGGGTTCAGTGTGCAGGAATTTATCGGCCAGCAATGGAACATGTTCCGTTCGGCCCTGATCGGGATAGGGATCGGGATTCTGCCGGGCATCGGCGGCGGGACGGCCAACATCCTCGCCTACTCGGTAGCCAAAAACCAGTCCAAGGATCCGGAAAAATTCGGCACGGGCATCATCGACGGGGTGGTTGCGTCTGAAACCTCCAACAACGCGGCCATCGGCGGGGCCTTGATCCCGCTGCTCACCCTGGGCATTCCGGGCGATACCGTTACCGCCATGCTGCTCGGCGGGCTGATGATCCACGGCATGACGCCGGGCCCGCGCCTGTTCATCGAGCATACGGGCATCGTGTACGGCATTTTTGCGGCGCTCACCATCGCCTCCTTCATCATGCTGTTCATGGAATTTTACGGGCTGCGGATATTCGTGAAGCTGTTGACGATCCCCAAATACATTCTGCTGCCCGTCATCTTCTGCCTCTGCGGCGTGGGCGCATACGGCCTCAACAGCCGGGTGTTCGATCTGTGGAGCGTCATTCTCTTCGGCATCATCGGGTTCGGGTTCAGTTCCTTCCGGATTCCGATAGCGCCCTTCATTCTCGGCTTCATTCTCGGGCCCATGGCGGAAACGAACCTGCGGCGCGGGCTGATGCTGCACCAGAACAGCCTTGAGCCTCTGTATTCCTCGCCCATCTGCATCTTCTTCCTGGCCATCGCCGTACTTTCCATGGGCCTTACCGCCTACAAGCAAATCCAGCGGCGCCGCCAGCCCGTTCCTGTTTTTGGAACCCTGGAAGCGCCGGAAGGCTAA
- a CDS encoding conserved membrane hypothetical protein (Evidence 4 : Homologs of previously reported genes of unknown function), whose protein sequence is MKESSFLQRYKELLLGAVMMALAVFYLYHSTFIKVRSSVSVSAKLIPEILGGLVVILAAAQIWVGITHLAKARRENAKHGTPSVLFTEEEKGDSFPIALTFALILGYAVVFEPLGFIISSSLCMFLQMLLMAPKERKNPKLFALISVVAAVVVYIAFRIGLNLSLPRGLLDWLPF, encoded by the coding sequence ATGAAAGAAAGTTCGTTCTTGCAACGGTATAAGGAACTGCTGTTGGGCGCCGTCATGATGGCCCTGGCTGTGTTCTACTTGTACCATTCAACCTTCATCAAGGTACGCAGTTCCGTGAGCGTCAGCGCCAAACTGATTCCGGAAATTCTCGGCGGCCTTGTCGTTATTCTCGCCGCCGCCCAGATCTGGGTGGGGATAACGCACCTTGCCAAAGCGCGGCGTGAGAACGCAAAACACGGTACGCCCTCCGTTCTCTTCACCGAGGAAGAGAAAGGGGATTCCTTCCCTATCGCGCTTACGTTCGCCCTCATTCTCGGCTACGCGGTCGTTTTTGAACCGCTCGGGTTCATTATTTCCTCCTCCTTGTGCATGTTTCTGCAAATGCTGCTGATGGCGCCGAAGGAGAGGAAGAATCCGAAACTTTTCGCGCTTATTTCCGTGGTGGCGGCGGTAGTGGTCTATATTGCCTTCCGTATAGGCCTCAATCTTTCGCTCCCCCGCGGGCTGCTCGACTGGCTGCCGTTCTGA
- a CDS encoding conserved exported hypothetical protein (Evidence 4 : Homologs of previously reported genes of unknown function) — protein MKKFFCSLALVLSAIVLVMPNTAAAAAQKAWPAQPVEFVVPANPGGDTDINCRVFLKYLEKELGQSMVVVNMAGAAGAVGMNNVRQAKPNGYRALFYHSGALIGQIMEFIDFSITGAFEVAAMPVIDKSNCFGANAKAPYNNIKELVAYAKANPGKVSFATESGSFTHLHVLALEEAAGIKFNIADAGTASEKITALLGGRIDIIGTQYGLIKGYIQNKEFKCLGILSDQKLAGAEDVHTFAEDGYNLVFDKFFYVAFPKGTPKEVIDTFNAAAKKVAENPDYIADCKKNFVNANYMTPEASVKYINDQDANYRKYEKALTGK, from the coding sequence ATGAAAAAGTTTTTTTGCTCTCTCGCATTGGTTTTGTCAGCCATCGTGCTTGTGATGCCGAATACGGCAGCCGCGGCTGCCCAAAAAGCATGGCCCGCCCAGCCGGTTGAATTCGTCGTGCCCGCCAACCCCGGCGGCGATACCGACATTAACTGCCGCGTCTTTTTGAAATATCTTGAAAAAGAACTCGGCCAATCCATGGTTGTCGTGAACATGGCCGGCGCCGCGGGCGCGGTCGGCATGAACAACGTCCGCCAAGCCAAACCCAATGGCTACCGCGCCCTTTTCTACCACTCCGGCGCGCTGATCGGCCAGATTATGGAATTCATCGATTTTTCCATCACGGGCGCCTTTGAAGTCGCCGCCATGCCGGTTATCGACAAATCCAACTGCTTCGGCGCCAACGCGAAGGCCCCGTACAACAACATCAAGGAACTGGTGGCATACGCCAAAGCCAACCCCGGCAAAGTCTCCTTCGCCACGGAATCCGGCTCCTTCACGCATCTCCACGTTCTCGCGCTTGAAGAAGCCGCCGGCATCAAGTTCAACATCGCCGACGCCGGCACGGCCTCGGAAAAAATCACCGCCCTGCTCGGCGGCCGCATCGACATCATCGGCACCCAGTACGGCCTCATCAAGGGCTATATCCAGAACAAGGAATTCAAGTGCCTGGGCATTCTCTCCGACCAGAAGCTGGCCGGCGCCGAAGACGTGCATACCTTCGCCGAAGACGGCTACAACCTGGTGTTCGATAAGTTCTTCTATGTGGCCTTCCCCAAGGGCACCCCGAAGGAAGTCATCGACACGTTCAACGCCGCCGCCAAAAAAGTTGCGGAAAACCCGGACTACATTGCCGACTGCAAAAAGAACTTCGTGAACGCCAACTATATGACCCCTGAAGCCTCGGTCAAATACATCAACGACCAGGACGCCAACTACCGTAAGTATGAAAAAGCGCTGACCGGCAAATAA